Proteins encoded within one genomic window of Rhododendron vialii isolate Sample 1 chromosome 1a, ASM3025357v1:
- the LOC131319918 gene encoding uncharacterized protein LOC131319918 isoform X3 produces MGGDTASSVVSSSEEESMLEQEYPQLSLRLPTPIGRKEGSSPKDGNGGTLGGEERVDFGVCEDVGRCVSSSCFDERRKRGAYRDVLENYNELQRRSEDLDAAKSKILSYYPGAWMEVAGGMKLSDYDVPKTTSLLVIGPKGSGKSSLVNRISRVFEDDKFAPDRAQVSYNASVGDGTYFLQEYMIPRDSTSFCLYDTRSLSDESSTNREMLTHWMTTGVRHGELVIRETDSSSLKTRLKCKARQSGYGSHEIRMVNFVIFVVNGVSILKSMYTDDEAEKQYSQMVATTFSCPFLSFKDDKPVIVVTHGDLLSLSDRARVRVHLGELLGISPTKQIFDIPESCDKATELAIVDMFRYSLEHADRNLPVKEWVPRKVFRKSLPVCLCLLIVLWIAIIATHMHHRAPIHRVRPPPSSIHIDWHSIRHLWLG; encoded by the exons ATGGGTGGCGACACTGCATCGTCTGTTGTTTCCTCCTCCG AAGAGGAATCAATGCTGGAGCAAGAATACCCGCAACTTTCTCTCCGACTACCCACTCCAATCGG GAGGAAGGAGGGTTCAAGCCCGAAGGACGGGAACGGTGGTACTTTGGGCGGAGAGGAAAGGGTGGACTTTGGGGTATGTGAAGACGTGGGTCGATGCGTATCATCGAGTTGTTTCGATGAGAGGAGGAAGCGCGGTGCTTATAGGgatgttttggaaaattataaTGAATTGCAGCGTCGGAGTGAGGATTTGGACGCGGCCAAAAGTAAAATCCTGAG TTATTACCCTGGAGCATGGATGGAGGTGGCGGGTGGAATGAAGTTGAGTGACTATGATGTCCCAAAGACCACATCACTGTTAGTGATTGGTCCAAAAGGATCTGGAAAAAGCAGCCTTGTGAATAGAATTTCCAGGGTGTTTGAAGATGACAAGTTTGCACCGGACAGGGCCCAAGTCTCAT ATAATGCGTCTGTTGGAGATGGGACCTACTTTCTCCAGGAGTATATGATCCCAAGAGATTCAACGTCTTTCTGTCTATATGATACTCGCAGTTTGTCTGATGAGTCATCAACTAACAGGGAAATGCTAACTCATTGGATGACAACAGGAGTTCGGCATGGGGAACTGGTTATCAG GGAAACTGACAGTTCTAGTTTAAAGACCAGATTGAAGTGCAAAGCTCGCCAGAGTGGTTATGGTTCGCATGAGATCAGGATGGTTAATTTCGTTATATTTGTAGTTAATGgtgtttcaattttgaaatccatGTATACTGATGATGAAGCAGAGAAACAGTATAGTCAGATGGTTGCCACAACTTTCAGCTGCCCATTCTTGTCATTTAAAG ATGACAAGCCAGTTATTGTTGTCACACATGGAGACTTACTTTCACTTTCCGACCGTGCGCGAGTTCGTGTTCATTTAGGGGAGCTGCTGGGCATTTCGCCTACTAAGCAGATTTTCGACATTCCAG AAAGCTGTGATAAAGCGACGGAGTTGGCAATAGTTGATATGTTTCGTTATTCCCTTGAGCATGCTGATAGGAATCTTCCTGTCAAGGAATGGGTTCCAAGAAAG GTTTTTAGAAAATCTCTACCAGTGTGTCTCTGCCTGTTGATTGTCCTGTGGATTGCCATAATCGCAACCCATATGCATCACCGTGCCCCTATTCATCGTGTTCGTCCGCCTCCGTCAAGTATTCATATCGATTGGCACTCAATTCGTCACCTGTGGCTGGGCTAG
- the LOC131319918 gene encoding uncharacterized protein LOC131319918 isoform X2 yields MGGDTASSVVSSSEEESMLEQEYPQLSLRLPTPIGPKDGNGGTLGGEERVDFGVCEDVGRCVSSSCFDERRKRGAYRDVLENYNELQRRSEDLDAAKSKILSYYPGAWMEVAGGMKLSDYDVPKTTSLLVIGPKGSGKSSLVNRISRVFEDDKFAPDRAQVSYNASVGDGTYFLQEYMIPRDSTSFCLYDTRSLSDESSTNREMLTHWMTTGVRHGELVIRETDSSSLKTRLKCKARQSGYGSHEIRMVNFVIFVVNGVSILKSMYTDDEAEKQYSQMVATTFSCPFLSFKDDKPVIVVTHGDLLSLSDRARVRVHLGELLGISPTKQIFDIPESCDKATELAIVDMFRYSLEHADRNLPVKEWVPRKVCSFWQDLPSVVFRKSLPVCLCLLIVLWIAIIATHMHHRAPIHRVRPPPSSIHIDWHSIRHLWLG; encoded by the exons ATGGGTGGCGACACTGCATCGTCTGTTGTTTCCTCCTCCG AAGAGGAATCAATGCTGGAGCAAGAATACCCGCAACTTTCTCTCCGACTACCCACTCCAATCGG CCCGAAGGACGGGAACGGTGGTACTTTGGGCGGAGAGGAAAGGGTGGACTTTGGGGTATGTGAAGACGTGGGTCGATGCGTATCATCGAGTTGTTTCGATGAGAGGAGGAAGCGCGGTGCTTATAGGgatgttttggaaaattataaTGAATTGCAGCGTCGGAGTGAGGATTTGGACGCGGCCAAAAGTAAAATCCTGAG TTATTACCCTGGAGCATGGATGGAGGTGGCGGGTGGAATGAAGTTGAGTGACTATGATGTCCCAAAGACCACATCACTGTTAGTGATTGGTCCAAAAGGATCTGGAAAAAGCAGCCTTGTGAATAGAATTTCCAGGGTGTTTGAAGATGACAAGTTTGCACCGGACAGGGCCCAAGTCTCAT ATAATGCGTCTGTTGGAGATGGGACCTACTTTCTCCAGGAGTATATGATCCCAAGAGATTCAACGTCTTTCTGTCTATATGATACTCGCAGTTTGTCTGATGAGTCATCAACTAACAGGGAAATGCTAACTCATTGGATGACAACAGGAGTTCGGCATGGGGAACTGGTTATCAG GGAAACTGACAGTTCTAGTTTAAAGACCAGATTGAAGTGCAAAGCTCGCCAGAGTGGTTATGGTTCGCATGAGATCAGGATGGTTAATTTCGTTATATTTGTAGTTAATGgtgtttcaattttgaaatccatGTATACTGATGATGAAGCAGAGAAACAGTATAGTCAGATGGTTGCCACAACTTTCAGCTGCCCATTCTTGTCATTTAAAG ATGACAAGCCAGTTATTGTTGTCACACATGGAGACTTACTTTCACTTTCCGACCGTGCGCGAGTTCGTGTTCATTTAGGGGAGCTGCTGGGCATTTCGCCTACTAAGCAGATTTTCGACATTCCAG AAAGCTGTGATAAAGCGACGGAGTTGGCAATAGTTGATATGTTTCGTTATTCCCTTGAGCATGCTGATAGGAATCTTCCTGTCAAGGAATGGGTTCCAAGAAAGGTTTGCTCTTTTTGGCAAGATTTACCATCAGTG GTTTTTAGAAAATCTCTACCAGTGTGTCTCTGCCTGTTGATTGTCCTGTGGATTGCCATAATCGCAACCCATATGCATCACCGTGCCCCTATTCATCGTGTTCGTCCGCCTCCGTCAAGTATTCATATCGATTGGCACTCAATTCGTCACCTGTGGCTGGGCTAG
- the LOC131319938 gene encoding cyclin-C1-2-like, with protein MASNFWTSSHYKQLLDQEEVDVVHQLDREKGITLEDFKLIKMHMANYIGRLAQNVKVRQRVVATAVAYMRRAYTKKSMTEYDPRVLAPTCLYLASKAEESTVQARLLVFYTRKIYTDEKYRYEIKDILEMEMKLLEALNYYLVVFHPYRALSQLLPDAGMNDATQICWGLVNDTYRMDLILIHPPHFIALACIYVASVLKDKENTAWFEELHVDMNVVKNIAMEILDFYDSHKMISEERINAAMNKLPFRP; from the exons ATGGCTTCTAATTTCTGGACTTCATCGCACTA CAAACAGCTTCTGGATCAGGAAGAGGTGGATGTTGTGCATCAACTCGACAGGGAGAAGGGCATCACTCTTGAAGATTTCAAGCTCATTAAGATGCACATGGCTAATT ACATTGGGAGATTGGCTCAAAACGTAAAAGTGAGGCAAAG GGTTGTAGCGACTGCTGTTGCATACATGAGACGCGCATACACCAA GAAAAGTATGACTGAATATGATCCGCGTGTTTTGGCTCCAACGTGCTTATACTTGGCATCAAAAGCAGAAGAGAGCACAGTGCAGGCCAGGCTTCTTGTATTTTACACCAGAAAAATAT ATACTGATGAAAAGTACAGATATGAAATAAAGGATATACTTGAGATGGAAATGAAGCTTTTGGAAGCACTTAACTACTACTTAGTTGTGTTCCATCCCTACCGTGCATTATCTCA GTTGCTCCCGGATGCCGGCATGAATGATGCGACTCAGATATGTTG GGGACTTGTCAATGATACATACAGGATGGATTTAATTTTGATACACCCACCACACTTTATTGCTCTAGCCTGCATATATGTTGCAAGCGTGCTCAAAGATAAAGAAAACACTGCTTGGTTTGAAGAGCTTCACGTTGATATGAATGTG GTGAAGAATATCGCAATGGAGATACTAGATTTCTACGACAGCCACAAAATGATATCGGAGGAGAGGATTAATGCTGCCATGAACAAGCTTCCTTTCAGACCATAA
- the LOC131319860 gene encoding chloroplast envelope quinone oxidoreductase homolog isoform X1, with the protein MAGKLMHAVQYNSYGGGPAGLKHVELPVPAPKEDEVLLKIEAVSINPIDWKLQKGIARPLLPRKFPFVPSATDVSGEVVTVGSGVKNFKAGDKVVSILSPMSGGGLAEFCVAKGSLTVPRPPELSAVEAAGIPSGALTAHVALTQYAGVKLDGTCPQKTILVTAASGGVGHFAVQLAKLGNTHVTATCGARNLELVKSLGADEVLDYKTPDGAALRSPASRKYDAVIHCTTGIPWSIFEPNLSGNGKVIDLTPSVSTMMTFALKKFTCSKKRIVPLLYSPEGENLEYLVKLVKEGKLKTVVDSKYPLSKAEDAWAKSIDGHATGKIIVEP; encoded by the exons ATGGCAGGGAAGCTCATGCATGCGGTTCAGTACAATTCCTATGGAGGAGGACCTGCTGGGTTGAAG CATGTTGAGCTTCCTGTTCCTGCTCCAAAAGAGGATGAGGTTTTGTTAAAGATAGAAGCAGTTAGCATAAACCCAATCGATTGGAAACTCCAGAAAGGCATTGCCCGTCCACTTTTGCCACGAAAATTTCCTTTCGTACCTT CAGCTACTGATGTATCAGGAGAAGTAGTGACGGTTGGATCTGGAGTTAAGAATTTTAAAGCTGGTGACAAAGTTGTATCTATACTTAGTCCTATG AGTGGAGGTGGACTAGCTGAATTCTGTGTGGCTAAAGGTAGTCTGACAGTTCCAAGGCCACCTGAGTTATCAGCAGTTGAAGCTGCAGGCATACCTTCCGGCGCTCTCACAGCTCACGTGGCCCTCACCCAATATGCAGGAGTCAAGCTCGACGGAACCTGCCCACAGAAAACCATTCTAGTCACTGCCGCCTCTGGCGGCGTAGGCCACTTTGCTGTTCAACTGGCCAAACTCGGAAACACCCATGTGACGGCCACTTGTGGAGCTCGTAACTTGGAACTTGTGAAGAGCTTAGGGGCCGATGAGGTGCTCGATTACAAAACGCCCGATGGGGCCGCATTGAGGAGCCCGGCTAGCCGGAAGTACGATGCTGTGATCCATTGTACCACCGGGATTCCGTGGTCTATTTTTGAGCCCAATTTGAGTGGAAATGGGAAGGTAATAGATTTGACTCCTAGTGTTAGTACCATGATGACTTTTGCACTGAAGAAATTCACCTGCTCTAAGAAGCGGATTGTGCCACTGCTTTACTCTCCCGAAGGTGAGAATCTTGAGTATCTAGTTAAGTTGGTGAAGGAAGGGAAGCTTAAGACGGTTGTCGACTCGAAGTACCCTCTTAGCAAGGCTGAAGATGCCTGGGCCAAGAGCATCGACGGTCATGCTACGGGAAAGATCATTGTCGAGCCGTAA
- the LOC131319860 gene encoding chloroplast envelope quinone oxidoreductase homolog isoform X2: protein MAGKLMHAVQYNSYGGGPAGLKHVELPVPAPKEDEVLLKIEAVSINPIDWKLQKGIARPLLPRKFPFVPSTDVSGEVVTVGSGVKNFKAGDKVVSILSPMSGGGLAEFCVAKGSLTVPRPPELSAVEAAGIPSGALTAHVALTQYAGVKLDGTCPQKTILVTAASGGVGHFAVQLAKLGNTHVTATCGARNLELVKSLGADEVLDYKTPDGAALRSPASRKYDAVIHCTTGIPWSIFEPNLSGNGKVIDLTPSVSTMMTFALKKFTCSKKRIVPLLYSPEGENLEYLVKLVKEGKLKTVVDSKYPLSKAEDAWAKSIDGHATGKIIVEP, encoded by the exons ATGGCAGGGAAGCTCATGCATGCGGTTCAGTACAATTCCTATGGAGGAGGACCTGCTGGGTTGAAG CATGTTGAGCTTCCTGTTCCTGCTCCAAAAGAGGATGAGGTTTTGTTAAAGATAGAAGCAGTTAGCATAAACCCAATCGATTGGAAACTCCAGAAAGGCATTGCCCGTCCACTTTTGCCACGAAAATTTCCTTTCGTACCTT CTACTGATGTATCAGGAGAAGTAGTGACGGTTGGATCTGGAGTTAAGAATTTTAAAGCTGGTGACAAAGTTGTATCTATACTTAGTCCTATG AGTGGAGGTGGACTAGCTGAATTCTGTGTGGCTAAAGGTAGTCTGACAGTTCCAAGGCCACCTGAGTTATCAGCAGTTGAAGCTGCAGGCATACCTTCCGGCGCTCTCACAGCTCACGTGGCCCTCACCCAATATGCAGGAGTCAAGCTCGACGGAACCTGCCCACAGAAAACCATTCTAGTCACTGCCGCCTCTGGCGGCGTAGGCCACTTTGCTGTTCAACTGGCCAAACTCGGAAACACCCATGTGACGGCCACTTGTGGAGCTCGTAACTTGGAACTTGTGAAGAGCTTAGGGGCCGATGAGGTGCTCGATTACAAAACGCCCGATGGGGCCGCATTGAGGAGCCCGGCTAGCCGGAAGTACGATGCTGTGATCCATTGTACCACCGGGATTCCGTGGTCTATTTTTGAGCCCAATTTGAGTGGAAATGGGAAGGTAATAGATTTGACTCCTAGTGTTAGTACCATGATGACTTTTGCACTGAAGAAATTCACCTGCTCTAAGAAGCGGATTGTGCCACTGCTTTACTCTCCCGAAGGTGAGAATCTTGAGTATCTAGTTAAGTTGGTGAAGGAAGGGAAGCTTAAGACGGTTGTCGACTCGAAGTACCCTCTTAGCAAGGCTGAAGATGCCTGGGCCAAGAGCATCGACGGTCATGCTACGGGAAAGATCATTGTCGAGCCGTAA
- the LOC131319918 gene encoding uncharacterized protein LOC131319918 isoform X1, which translates to MGGDTASSVVSSSEEESMLEQEYPQLSLRLPTPIGRKEGSSPKDGNGGTLGGEERVDFGVCEDVGRCVSSSCFDERRKRGAYRDVLENYNELQRRSEDLDAAKSKILSYYPGAWMEVAGGMKLSDYDVPKTTSLLVIGPKGSGKSSLVNRISRVFEDDKFAPDRAQVSYNASVGDGTYFLQEYMIPRDSTSFCLYDTRSLSDESSTNREMLTHWMTTGVRHGELVIRETDSSSLKTRLKCKARQSGYGSHEIRMVNFVIFVVNGVSILKSMYTDDEAEKQYSQMVATTFSCPFLSFKDDKPVIVVTHGDLLSLSDRARVRVHLGELLGISPTKQIFDIPESCDKATELAIVDMFRYSLEHADRNLPVKEWVPRKVCSFWQDLPSVVFRKSLPVCLCLLIVLWIAIIATHMHHRAPIHRVRPPPSSIHIDWHSIRHLWLG; encoded by the exons ATGGGTGGCGACACTGCATCGTCTGTTGTTTCCTCCTCCG AAGAGGAATCAATGCTGGAGCAAGAATACCCGCAACTTTCTCTCCGACTACCCACTCCAATCGG GAGGAAGGAGGGTTCAAGCCCGAAGGACGGGAACGGTGGTACTTTGGGCGGAGAGGAAAGGGTGGACTTTGGGGTATGTGAAGACGTGGGTCGATGCGTATCATCGAGTTGTTTCGATGAGAGGAGGAAGCGCGGTGCTTATAGGgatgttttggaaaattataaTGAATTGCAGCGTCGGAGTGAGGATTTGGACGCGGCCAAAAGTAAAATCCTGAG TTATTACCCTGGAGCATGGATGGAGGTGGCGGGTGGAATGAAGTTGAGTGACTATGATGTCCCAAAGACCACATCACTGTTAGTGATTGGTCCAAAAGGATCTGGAAAAAGCAGCCTTGTGAATAGAATTTCCAGGGTGTTTGAAGATGACAAGTTTGCACCGGACAGGGCCCAAGTCTCAT ATAATGCGTCTGTTGGAGATGGGACCTACTTTCTCCAGGAGTATATGATCCCAAGAGATTCAACGTCTTTCTGTCTATATGATACTCGCAGTTTGTCTGATGAGTCATCAACTAACAGGGAAATGCTAACTCATTGGATGACAACAGGAGTTCGGCATGGGGAACTGGTTATCAG GGAAACTGACAGTTCTAGTTTAAAGACCAGATTGAAGTGCAAAGCTCGCCAGAGTGGTTATGGTTCGCATGAGATCAGGATGGTTAATTTCGTTATATTTGTAGTTAATGgtgtttcaattttgaaatccatGTATACTGATGATGAAGCAGAGAAACAGTATAGTCAGATGGTTGCCACAACTTTCAGCTGCCCATTCTTGTCATTTAAAG ATGACAAGCCAGTTATTGTTGTCACACATGGAGACTTACTTTCACTTTCCGACCGTGCGCGAGTTCGTGTTCATTTAGGGGAGCTGCTGGGCATTTCGCCTACTAAGCAGATTTTCGACATTCCAG AAAGCTGTGATAAAGCGACGGAGTTGGCAATAGTTGATATGTTTCGTTATTCCCTTGAGCATGCTGATAGGAATCTTCCTGTCAAGGAATGGGTTCCAAGAAAGGTTTGCTCTTTTTGGCAAGATTTACCATCAGTG GTTTTTAGAAAATCTCTACCAGTGTGTCTCTGCCTGTTGATTGTCCTGTGGATTGCCATAATCGCAACCCATATGCATCACCGTGCCCCTATTCATCGTGTTCGTCCGCCTCCGTCAAGTATTCATATCGATTGGCACTCAATTCGTCACCTGTGGCTGGGCTAG
- the LOC131319929 gene encoding GTP cyclohydrolase 1-like: protein MGALDEGHCNGEVEGCFELDFEKEVETVAIEDAVKVLLQGLGEDVNREGLQKTPLRVAKALREGTRGYRLKVKDIVQGALFPEAGLETGTGHAGGVGGLVIVRDLDLFSYCESCLLPFQVKCHIGYVPSGHRVVGLSKLSRVADVFAKRLQDPQRLADEICSALQHGIKPAGVSVILQCSHIHFPTLESAFLASNHHGFVKMLVTSGSGVFENEKADIWGDFLSLLKFRGINVDKIHPRDSADNCWCPSQTTSKVGPANSGMTAAVSLILRSLGEDPLRKELLGTPNNFVKWLFNFKNSHLEMKLNGFVLGRMDALKSIGDDNIKSELNLSFWSQCEHHLLPFHGVVHIGYICTGGVDPIGKCLLQSIVHFHGFKLQVQERLTRQIAETASSLLGGDVMVVVEANHTCMISRGIEKIGSNTATVAVLGRFSTDPAFRANFLQSIPNSTTPEG from the exons ATGGGGGCTTTGGATGAGGGGCACTGCAATGGGGAGGTAGAGGGGTGTTTTGAGCTGGATTTTGAGAAAGAGGTAGAGACGGTGGCCATTGAGGATGCTGTGAAAGTACTGTTGCAAGGTCTGGGTGAAGATGTCAATAGAGAAGGTCTCCAAAAGACCCCGCTACGTGTTGCCAAGGCCCTGAGAGAAGGGACCAGAG GTTACCGACTAAAGGTGAAAGATATTGTCCAAGGTGCTTTATTCCCTGAAGCTGGATTGGAGACCGGAACTGGTCATGCTGGAGGAGTTGGTGGGCTTGTGATTGTTCGAGATCTTGATCTCTTCTCATACTGTGAGTCTTGCTTGCTTCCCTTCCAAGTTAAGTGCCACATTGGGTATGTCCCATCTGGGCATCGAGTTGTAGGACTAAGCAAGCTCTCTCGGGTGGCCGATGTATTCGCAAAACGACTACAAGATCCACAACGTCTAGCAGATGAAATATGTTCAGCTTTACAACACGGAATCAAGCCAGCGGGCGTTTCCGTCATATTGCAGTGTTCACACATTCACTTCCCGACTTTAGAATCAGCCTTTCTTGCATCGAATCACCACGGATTTGTAAAGATGCTGGTTACTTCAGGTTCAggggtttttgaaaatgagAAGGCCGATATTTGGGGTGATTTTCTGAGTCTTTTGAAATTCAGAGGCATAAATGTGGATAAAATCCATCCAAGAGACTCTGCTGACAATTGTTGGTGCCCATCTCAAACCACCTCTAAAGTGGGCCCTGCCAATTCAGGAATGACTGCTGCGGTATCTTTGATTCTTCGGTCTTTGGGTGAAGACCCGTTAAGAAAGGAGCTTCTAGGAACTCCTAATAACTTTGTGAAGTGGCTATTTAATTTTAAGAACTCTCATCTGGAGATGAAGTTGAATGGGTTCGTTCTTGGTCGAATGGATGCTCTTAAATCCATTGGTGATGACAACATCAAATCTGAGCTAAACTTGTCGTTTTGGTCTCAATGTGAGCATCATCTTCTTCCCTTTCACGGTGTTGTGCATATAGGATACATCTGTACTGGTGGAGTCGATCCAATTGGAAAGTGTCTCTTACAGTCGATAGTCCATTTCCATGGTTTCAAGCTCCAAGTACAGGAGAGGCTCACGCGACAAATAGCCGAGACCGCTTCATCGCTGTTGGGGGGAGatgtaatggtggtggtagaAGCTAACCATACTTGTATGATTTCTAGAGGGATTGAGAAGATCGGGAGTAATACTGCCACAGTTGCTGTCTTGGGTCGATTTTCTACTGACCCTGCCTTTAGGGCAAATTTTTTGCAGAGCATTCCGAATTCTACTACCCCTGAAGGATGA